The Candidatus Obscuribacterales bacterium genomic interval AATCGTATATCAACGATCGGCATTGACCCGATGGGATATGCTCCAACCTGCACCACCCTAAAGGTTGGGGAGTGGGGACATCGTTGCTGATGATTTGCCCCATGGATAGCGAGCTATCCTGCTGCTGGAACAAGAGCAGCGCCATTTTTGGAGTGCCTCCCATACCCGAAGGGGGCTACTTCTACCTAACACTCCACTGGTTTTCAGTTTGTGTTTGTATCCTATGGCACAGTTTTGCGAAATCCAGCAGGAGATGAACCGTGACGCATCGTTCTGTAGGGGGAGTTGAGCCCTGAACGTCAAACACCTTCGATTGAGAAAGTTGCGAATTTCTCAATCGAAGGTGCTACCAGTCACGAAAATGACAATATTGGATGAAAGTGCATGAGTGAGAGCGATCGCTCTCTAGGGAGTACCTAGAAAGATAGAAGCGCCTTCCTAGGGAGATGGAGACGCATTGAAGAGGTTCGTGCGCCTTGAGTCGAGGTCCACGATCCGCGATTAGGAGGGCGGCGATCGCTTGATGAGGATTGAGGGTGAACGGATACTTGTGATCATCCGGGGTGCGGATGAAGCGACCCAAGCCAACCAGGAATCGTCAAAAGGGTTGAGCTAGGGTGGTGGAGGCGATGGATAAAACGACGTCTGGCTTCACGGACGATGGTGGTCGTTAGCGTGCATCGGCAATGTCTCGAATCAGCGACAGCCTGGACGAGATGTAATGATTGAGGGTGTCAACCTCGCAGTGGTTGAGAGAGAACTCCATGCCAAGTTGGCGAGTGAGCCATTGGATAAGGGTTTGATCATCTAAGCTCAACAACGTATTGGACTGCGTTGCTTCGATTAAGGACCAAAATTGTCTGAGGAGTAAGGGAGTCATATAAGCTCTCCGCTAGTCTTAATCTTCTTTTCATTTTCTACTTTATCGGTTGATTGGATGATTGGGAAAACAGACATACAACACTCAACAAGAGTTACAAAAGTCTCAACACAGCGATGAAAATCTTGACTTAACCTGACATATCTTGTGATGTAAGCCAGAGAAGCGCCACAGTCTGGTAGAGGGGATGGATGTTAGATTCCTCCAACTTAAGCATCAAGTGCTCTTAATCAAGTGCTCTTAATCAAGTCATCGAAAAGGTGATTGCGTAAGGGCTTCCTAGGGGGAATCAGCCTGGTTTCTTGGGGGCGGTCGCTCTCAGCGCGTAGGTCTAGACGAGCAAGGAAGGAACGGTATTATAGGGGTGCTCTCTCGCCCAGGGATGTTGCCCTGACCTGATTGGATGACTCTTGACCTAATTTTTGATGGGGCAAACGTGTTTGTCTTGCCCTTTTGGTTGCTGATGATTGTGCTGCCCAAATGGGGCATCACCCAGCGGATTATCAACTCGACGGTGCCGTTTGCCATCCTAGCGGTTGTCTATATCTATCTCTTTATCACTGGGCTCTCTCCCGAGACGGCGGAGTCCTTTGCCAATCCTACGTTGACTGACCTGGCACGCCTGTTCTCCGATCCCCAAATTACGGC includes:
- a CDS encoding ABA4-like family protein, which translates into the protein MTLDLIFDGANVFVLPFWLLMIVLPKWGITQRIINSTVPFAILAVVYIYLFITGLSPETAESFANPTLTDLARLFSDPQITATGWVHFLVMDLFVGRWIYQEGLRTGVWTIHSLLLCLFAGPMGLLSHLTTR